A window of the Fulvia fulva chromosome 3, complete sequence genome harbors these coding sequences:
- a CDS encoding Peptidyl-prolyl cis-trans isomerase H — protein MTTNRPRVFLDVSIGQEPAGRLTIELFADKAPKTCENFRQLCTGEHDGLSYARVPFHRVIDEFMVQGGDIEKGDGTGTKSVYGGEFEDENLDWREMDAAGLVCSANRGKDTNGSQFFLTLEPCPHLNGKHTIFGRLVSGEDTLARVAKVPVDKNDRPVEPVLVSKCGELERKTKAKRHSQQESVAPVHHDDRGRRRKSDQDAISENEMDASPPPEKPRKTRRQSDNVIDEGKRGRPRLRSASRSPSQPIEEELEDASDHSPAKMHKRKRSPSPSRHLDRRDEEATFERRRRSLPNQYKDHQDRRNADEDRYRPSPRRDGHNYSGRQRGNDRYRPGRDRYDDHGRLGDDGRTGGGHENDHHHAPPVKFKGRGSMKYREPGRL, from the exons ATGACCACTAACAGGCCGAGAGTCTTTCTAGACGTCAGTATTGGCCAGGAACCTGCTGGTCGCTTGACAATCGAGCTCTTCGCAGACAAGGCGCCCAAGACGTGCGAGAA CTTTCGGCAATTGTGCACTGGCGAACACGATGGGTTGTCGTACGCCCGAGTACCCTTCCACCGGGTGATCGACGAGTTCATGGTGCAGGGCGGGGACATTGAGAAAGGTGATGGAACCGGCACCAAGAGTGTCTATGGAGGGGAGTTCGAAGATGAGAATCTAGACTGGCGGGAGATGGATGCGGCGGGCTTGGTGTGCTCGGCGAATCGTGGGAAGGATACCAATGGGAGCCA GTTCTTCTTGACCTTGGAACCTTGTCCGCACTTGAATGGGAAGCACACGATCTTTGGACGATTGGTTTCTGGGGAGGATACGCTGGCACGAGTTGCGAAGGTGCCTGTGGATAAGAATGATCGGCCGGTAGAGCCGGTGCTGGTCTCGAAGTGCGGCGAGCTCGAGAGGAAGACGAAAGCGAAGCGCCATTCGCAGCAAGAGAGTGTTGCGCCAGTACACCATGACGATCGAGGTCGACGAAGAAAGAGCGACCAAGACGCGATCTCAGAAAACGAAATGGACGCCAGCCCTCCACCCGAGAAGCCACGAAAGACCCGACGCCAAAGCGACAACGTGATCGACGAGGGAAAGCGAGGTCGCCCACGACTACGCTCCGCCTCTCGGTCCCCATCCCAACCCATCGAGGAAGAACTGGAAGATGCCTCCGATCACTCCCCTGCGAAGATGCACAAACGTAAGAGAAGTCCATCTCCCAGCAGACACCTTGATCGGCGCGACGAGGAGGCAACGTTCGAAAGACGGAGGAGAAGTCTGCCGAATCAGTACAAGGATCATCAAGATCGGAGAAATGCGGATGAGGATCGATATAGGCCGAGTCCGAGGAGGGACGGGCATAACTATTCTGGGAGACAACGTGGGAATGATCGGTATCGTCCTGGGAGGGATCGGTATGATGATCACGGGAGGCTTGGAGATGATGGAAGGACGGGAGGTGGTCATGAGAATGATCACCATCATGCTCCGCCTGTGAAGTTCAAGGGGAGGGGATCGATGAAGTATCGCGAGCCGGGGAGGCTTTGA
- a CDS encoding Acetylesterase: MALTFLATLALLGRAVGASPPGLKHGAPKVPQLSPEKGSSSCWDLKKLTTLVAFGDSYTDDNRLEYFGSHNGSAPPVGWVNEAKYASASGGRPWPQYVKQYSGRTGANLYNYAVSGTVCSNNVTPRTFTTYDFPAVEQYEVPAYIADSEYFKPDGSKFLIAPRDETVYSIWIGTNDLGVYAFSTDSHVAGTTIVDYADCVYAQLKRVYDNGGRYFVLQNVAPLNLAPLYATPAQGGVAQDNYWPDKPANITEISHRMQEQVALVNNIYKFQTPFIARLSKDFAGAKFAVMDMHGLLTDIYDHPEQYLNGTAPLQVDVAAKKCDLTGQECTVAESLDSFLWYDLHPSEQTDRVVAREFLEVVRGESRWATYWG; the protein is encoded by the exons ATGGCGTTGACGTTTTTGGCTACGCTTGCGCTTTTGGGGAGGGCTGTTGGGGCGTCGCCGCCGGGGTTGAAGCATGGAGCGCCCAAGGTGCCGCAGCTTTCACCAGAGAAGGGGTCTTCTTCATGTTGGGACTTGAAGAAGTTGACCACTCTGGTGGCGTTTGGTGATAGCTACACCGACGACAACCGTCTGGAGTACTTCGGTTCGCACAACGGCTCAGCTCCTCCGGTAGGCTGGGTCAATGAAGCA AAATACGCCTCCGCCTCCGGCGGCCGTCCATGGCCTCAGTACGTCAAGCAATACTCCGGCCGGACCGGCGCAAACCTCTACAACTACGCCGTCTCCGGCACCGTCTGCAGCAACAACGTCACGCCCAGAACTTTCACAACCTACGACTTCCCAGCCGTGGAACAGTATGAGGTGCCTGCTTACATCGCCGACTCGGAGTACTTTAAGCCCGACGGATCCAAATTCTTGATCGCGCCGCGGGATGAGACGGTCTATTCTATCTGGATCGGGACGAATGATCTGGGTGTTTATGCGTTCTCGACCGATAGTCACGTAGCAGGGACGACGATTGTGGATTATGCCGATTGCGTCTACGCGCAGTTGAAGCGGGTCTACGACAATGGAGGGCGGTACTTCGTGCTGCAGAACGTCGCACCCCTGAACCTTGCGCCATTGTACGCAACTCCGGCACAAGGTGGTGTTGCGCAAGATAACTACTGGCCCGACAAACCCGCCAACATCACCGAAATTTCCCACCGCATGCAGGAACAAGTCGCCCTCGTCAACAACATCTACAAATTCCAAACTCCCTTCATCGCCCGCCTCTCCAAGGACTTTGCGGGTGCGAAGTTTGCGGTTATGGATATGCACGGTCTCCTCACGGACATTTACGACCACCCCGAGCAGTACTTGAACGGGACCGCGCCGCTGCAGGTCGATGTTGCCGCGAAGAAGTGTGATTTGACGGGGCAGGAGTGCACGGTTGCGGAGAGTCTGGATAGTTTTCTTTGGTATGATTTGCATCCGAGTGAGCAGACGGATAGGGTTGTTGCGAGGGAGTTTTTGGAGGTTGTGAGGGGCGAGAGTCGGTGGGCTACGTATTGGGGTTGA
- a CDS encoding Dipeptidyl-peptidase 5 translates to MVQKAMKFTPKVLLSAPRRSAGIPNPSGTKALYTLSTYSFETHKKTIELRVLDVDSGESHELAKNDEISDLNWLNEDEFACLQAEKDGSTSLYVASVAKVIEKTEFGKSHYVAGKIEGPASNLKVKKLPGDEGYAVVVSAQANADGTLFDPNKAKQTHATGKLYTGLFARHWDTWESKQKNALFYGKLSKTAGKYELSGLRNALTNTGLESPIKPFGGTDNFDISGGSITFVAKDPGLNPALNTKSNVYITSIESWSGDKRSMIKVLIPDYEGASSSPAFSPDGSTLAFLSMKTGGYEADRNDIFLLHLDPTESSSKQATPAKLSIQSDAKNWDRSPQSIVFSADGRSLLVTAEDVGTSKVYSISGLHWNRTIRPLTQHSYISDVRPLASGKLFVSGSSITENSFFAIVDPLIPDGRLDSLITWTNSNSGEGSKFGLKSKQVSSIWTPASNPKVNKEVHSIVVKPSKFDSSKKYPVAYIIHGGPQGAWGDSWSTRWNPAVFAEQGYICICPNPTGSTGYGQAFTDAIRRNWGGDPYQDIANVFEWVGQNMPEADNDRAVALGASYGGYMMNWIQGHDLGRKFKCLVCHDGITSFAGGMLATEELYFPFFDLGGTPWFDPGYKPAPGDPSSAAQGHKNFGASVLSDWRKWDPSEHFVNWSTPQLVIHSSKDYRLPIAEGLAAFNVLQSRGVDSQFLHFPDENHWVLKPENSLLWHKVVLNWINKYAGLEAYAAEEHDGEEFYGGVREDEEEVEEMPSQGKVEM, encoded by the coding sequence ATGGTCCAAAAGGCGATGAAGTTCACCCCGAAAGTGCTGCTGTCGGCGCCACGGCGCTCAGCAGGCATTCCCAATCCCTCCGGCACCAAAGCTCTTTACACATTGTCCACGTACAGCTTCGAGACCCACAAGAAGACCATTGAGCTGAGAGTGCTCGATGTCGACTCTGGTGAATCTCACGAACTGGCCAAGAATGACGAGATCTCCGATCTGAACTGGCTGAACGAGGATGAGTTCGCGTGCTTGCAAGCTGAGAAGGACGGGAGCACGAGTTTGTATGTGGCGAGTGTGGCGAAGGTCATCGAGAAGACAGAGTTTGGCAAAAGCCACTATGTTGCTGGTAAGATTGAGGGACCTGCGAGCAACTTGAAGGTAAAGAAGTTGCCGGGCGACGAGGGATATGCAGTGGTTGTGAGTGCGCAGGCTAATGCAGATGGCACATTGTTCGATCCAAACAAGGCCAAGCAGACCCATGCCACTGGCAAACTGTACACTGGACTGTTCGCCAGGCACTGGGATACGTGGGAGTCGAAGCAGAAGAATGCTTTGTTTTATGGCAAGCTTAGCAAGACCGCTGGAAAGTATGAGCTGTCCGGATTGAGGAATGCCTTGACCAACACTGGTTTGGAGAGCCCCATAAAGCCTTTCGGTGGCACCGACAACTTTGACATCAGTGGTGGTAGCATCACATTCGTGGCAAAGGATCCGGGTCTGAACCCTGCACTGAACACCAAGTCCAATGTCTACATCACGAGCATCGAATCGTGGAGCGGCGATAAACGCAGCATGATCAAAGTATTGATTCCTGATTATGAAGGCGCATCTTCGAGCCCAGCCTTCAGTCCAGACGGCAGTACACTGGCCTTCCTAAGCATGAAGACGGGAGGCTATGAAGCGGACAGGAACGACATATTCTTGCTGCACCTTGACCCGACCGAGTCTAGTAGTAAGCAAGCTACGCCTGCGAAGCTCTCGATACAAAGTGATGCCAAGAACTGGGATCGTAGTCCGCAATCTATTGTGTTCTCCGCTGATGGTCGATCACTACTCGTCACAGCAGAAGACGTCGGCACCAGTAAAGTGTACTCAATCTCAGGTCTACACTGGAACAGGACTATCCGACCACTGACCCAGCATTCTTACATCAGTGACGTCCGGCCACTGGCGAGCGGAAAGCTATTCGTCTCTGGTAGCTCGATAACAGAAAACTCCTTCTTTGCGATCGTTGATCCACTGATCCCAGATGGTAGACTGGACTCGTTGATCACATGGACCAACTCTAACTCAGGCGAAGGCAGCAAGTTTGGCCTGAAGTCAAAACAGGTGTCGTCAATCTGGACACCGGCCAGTAATCCAAAAGTGAACAAGGAAGTTCATAGCATCGTCGTCAAGCCTAGCAAATTTGACAGCAGCAAGAAATATCCTGTGGCATATATCATTCATGGTGGACCTCAAGGAGCCTGGGGCGATAGCTGGTCGACACGATGGAACCCAGCTGTCTTTGCTGAGCAAGGATACATCTGCATCTGTCCCAACCCTACAGGCAGCACTGGCTACGGCCAAGCTTTCACGGATGCCATTCGTCGCAACTGGGGTGGCGATCCATACCAGGATATTGCGAATGTTTTTGAGTGGGTTGGGCAAAATATGCCCGAGGCTGACAACGACCGAGCCGTCGCTTTAGGTGCCAGCTACGGAGGCTACATGATGAACTGGATCCAAGGTCACGACCTAGGCCGCAAGTTTAAGTGTCTTGTTTGCCACGACGGCATAACTAGCTTCGCAGGAGGCATGCTGGCGACTGAAGAACTTTACTTCCCCTTCTTCGATCTCGGCGGTACGCCTTGGTTCGACCCAGGCTACAAGCCCGCTCCTGGCGACCCTTCATCAGCAGCGCAAGGGCACAAGAACTTTGGAGCTTCTGTTCTGTCGGATTGGCGCAAATGGGACCCAAGCGAGCACTTCGTCAACTGGTCAACACCACAACTGGTCATCCACAGCTCCAAGGACTACCGTCTGCCCATTGCAGAAGGTCTGGCCGCTTTCAACGTCCTGCAGAGCAGAGGCGTTGACAGCCAGTTCCTGCACTTCCCAGACGAAAATCATTGGGTCCTGAAGCCGGAGAATAGTCTCCTCTGGCACAAAGTCGTCCTGAACTGGATTAACAAATACGCTGGTCTGGAAGCATATGCTGCGGAGGAGCATGATGGTGAGGAGTTCTATGGTGGTGTCAGAGAGGATGAAGAGGAGGTGGAGGAGATGCCCAGCCAAGGTAAAGTGGAAATGTGA
- a CDS encoding Serine/threonine-protein kinase ppk13 codes for MSSPSLVEQLSHYLLDGMWQLGNCFNCFPSNPSLRVNGRSLKILRLLGEGGFSYVYLVQSPGEPTLYALKKIRCPFGEESVSQALKEVEAYSLFSPHPNIIHAVDHSVKTERGGDAGSKTVYILLPYYRRGNLQDAINANLVNRARFPERRLMVLFLGVCRALKAMHQYRVKGASGGEQSRRNARKVRQEAAEADQDAQDEVLANQGRRRRDHEDGETEHEPLMEGEVMAAQDGVAEGGMRSYAHRDIKPGNIMIADNGTQPILMDLGSIAPSPTPITSRAMALQVQDQAAEHSTMPYRAPELFDVKTDTTIDTKVDIWSMGCTLYACLVGKSPFEARSEETGGSLSLCVLGGDWRFPDEGAAEARRGKQRVSDIDPNASKKEDAIADPVKQVVRRCLTVEPSERPDIDQLISMVEEVITALPDEGDAALDME; via the coding sequence ATGTCATCTCCCTCGCTGGTCGAGCAATTGTCGCATTATCTTCTGGACGGCATGTGGCAGCTCGGCAACTGTTTCAACTGCTTTCCCTCGAATCCTTCGTTACGAGTCAACGGTCGAAGTCTCAAGATCTTGCGATTGCTAGGAGAAGGAGGCTTCAGCTATGTCTATTTGGTACAGTCACCAGGCGAACCAACCCTATATGCGCTCAAGAAGATTCGATGTCCATTCGGCGAGGAGAGCGTGTCGCAGGCGCTGAAAGAAGTTGAGGCGTACAGCTTGTTCTCTCCGCACCCAAACATAATACACGCTGTCGACCACAGCGTCAAGACCGAAAGGGGAGGGGACGCAGGCAGCAAGACGGTGTACATCCTGTTACCGTACTACAGGAGGGGCAATCTGCAAGATGCCATCAATGCGAACCTCGTGAATCGCGCGCGCTTCCCTGAGAGACGACTCATGGTCCTGTTCCTCGGCGTATGCAGAGCGCTCAAAGCCATGCACCAATACCGCGTGAAAGGAGCGTCTGGCGGTGAGCAAAGTAGACGAAACGCGCGGAAGGTGCGACAAGAGGCTGCAGAAGCAGACCAGGACGCGCAAGATGAGGTTCTCGCCAATCAAGGCCGGCGGAGGCGGGATCATGAAGACGGAGAAACAGAGCATGAACCGTTGATGGAAGGCGAGGTCATGGCAGCGCAAGATGGTGTTGCAGAGGGTGGCATGAGAAGCTATGCGCACAGAGACATCAAGCCGGGAAACATTATGATTGCGGACAATGGCACACAACCAATACTCATGGACCTTGGCTCAATCGCGCCCTCGCCCACACCGATCACGAGTCGAGCGATGGCGCTACAGGTGCAAGATCAGGCCGCGGAACACAGCACGATGCCATATCGCGCACCTGAGCTTTTCGACGTGAAGACAGATACAACCATCGATACGAAAGTGGACATCTGGAGCATGGGTTGCACGCTGTATGCATGCCTTGTGGGTAAATCACCATTTGAAGCACGAAGCGAGGAGACTGGCGGGTCTCTATCACTCTGTGTGCTTGGTGGAGACTGGCGGTTCCCAGATGAGGGCGCAGCAGAAGCCAGGCGTGGGAAGCAGCGGGTCTCCGATATCGATCCGAACGCCAGCAAGAAGGAGGACGCCATAGCAGACCCTGTCAAGCAAGTTGTAAGGCGATGTTTGACTGTTGAGCCGAGCGAACGACCAGATATCGATCAGCTCATCTCGATGGTTGAGGAAGTCATCACGGCTCTTCCGGACGAAGGTGATGCAGCGCTGGACATGGAGTAA